The Drosophila nasuta strain 15112-1781.00 chromosome 2L, ASM2355853v1, whole genome shotgun sequence genome window below encodes:
- the LOC132788886 gene encoding uncharacterized protein LOC132788886 isoform X6 codes for MDLPSMVQRSGDTLIVRSVVSGNQLYMEQGHNATSNNQNNSNNSNTSNTSNNSNHSGNSNNTTPPLGNVASTSPTAVTTSALEQQLERYRLQQLLQQQQQQAVAAAAAVVNSVQQQQQQQQQQQQHGGLSLDAKEEGLPQCKIKRNYSCNHCAYFTQNPRYHLTHLRDVHGEKIVINKCKLCLYASRHFQKLVRHMKMVHGCTDGIPSGHGQARGKRGMSREARKRRLEESVGVMGGQAVAIAVPDMPTLEQVKRELQLQEQKLQRDIEAYKQRQREELQREQQMELVSNYERQLQATLRDLDARDSFERQSSPAEPPTPSPSGSATPPQQAALSSGGEEPQNRLLKCSACEFTTLYRTQLRAHELEEHGKTKFFRCDKCSYVTHIKARFSKHVKYHSMPMIKCVTCDFRTPYKWNLDRHMKNHGGAGAFKCAACDFTADIKQSLTVHEMNHHVPPVGNAGSIWPRRQNKVGASEMCDDFLSDSAELEDQYNNNNLDDDLEDGDGGALSGGEEHYGKRSKYEEDEEPTDLSQKGGCSSDTSSVGTTTPRAKRPMPNLIPINKSPKDVLNLSKDMNASRSSLTEIASMFFNEKQISEMLDKSDVPQLSPATTITSQASSRSLLAKKGGSFFDKLKTGAQHDNLVCQCGYVAKYLSESIIHAKSCQSSAVVIEDDDAALHEDDADDRLEIDEDDDDRQSHSALNLSVSGSTRCQHCRHRCKSSTDLLHHLSQCAEAIRCANEMYDSNSGESAERRVDAHTLQQQAAVQQQRVCIWNKAAKEIAAAVVQQDKSNLLTKSPISQAASNEENSYYGVETAPGYGEMTPEEEAANSSLKKVYKCPHCSFWASTASRFHVHIVGHLNKKPFECSLCSYRSNWRWDITKHIRLKTIRDPSHKTAKVLMNDETGRRNYTKYNKYITLMKVTEEDGDPKLMKSGEMTPNQVASLAFLKDYQKVGVGAAHDITLEPVSPNKVNNALDDAQLADNLIRLPLLATMMNAAMAKQQHQQQQQQEQHHSTMITPSVTISPVKRSHQQPPGKPSDDLITEVHQEGSEKKTFYRCRKCNFRHHNRDAVLAHVKIHYQESSYPKSNAVTGNSSSTTPLQVSVSSNQQLYMNKVFAAMCLSQQPSPTSGNQVAAVAAGGGNNGQQQHSLIPAGLLQRAIQEASQHSPTPNASALSGLALALAGGKTIAAATTTTSSTASPKANAASILEHGEQKASQNEASADSLTSPTITSNQNNSNSSTARSLQDLLTSPRTRHGHHYGAPANSNANTNVVMGSGYNGSSSSCRLDKKSTSSSTASAAAQQQLQQQQSTSTTTTTTSPLPRHCRLKHSGDIRIETLERSSGSNAPPIYRPQGAGATNESQSHLLTTTNNNNNNYSNNNNNSNKSSNNIGALLSSKQLEQLLHSPLSASAAAVVNAATTQQDIQAAAAYWAAACKAAVSSGSVEELLQLQQNDQIEITRLPSSSTATATTAAATVATAIHNQQELPSNNNNTKSKQQKCPVCPYISESKSQMNYHVSLHKPTQYECRLCTFVCAKKQHLSSHMRSVHQQQLGAATTATAAASGNSVCLDFTMALQRAAATKQMPQLPLAIDLSQLQLEEEQATTELPPEYQYKLISYCPRCPARFAQKHHNDERNAKLELEQHLAEHAPNELESDEVHICAYCEYRASAETLLQLHRAVHMSHYQEKCQELYRNCKEDVMYPAPKLLQISGPETIWVVDNELGAQLLRQSTTTTTNFDSQNSLLKKQLESGGAIVREQTPPKAQEAEEDEERQSSSTPSTSASVATSDLAADGCSSEAGSVDMPQSAPAPQRCQHCPFETEQHELLQQHLQKHACINAPDEEAQQCAHCDYNALDEAELEEHTAVHFNASEKLKSVEFYTCYDKLEISVEQEPEAEQLEAAEAKQPEHNNNEDNVANANVQHPQEADEEEENEVEEKKEQPEAKKPCTKLILYKTDGELSVKPSPEEESTATQRGENISDRLRRRSLRGNATSTSTATAIAEPATSPNAVETTTDKMILVNAKTGKVIYRK; via the exons ATGGACCTGCCCTCGATGGTGCAACGTTCTGGCGATACGCTCATTGTGCGCAGCGTTGTCAGTGGCAATCAGCTGTACATGGAGCAGGGACACAATGCAACCAGTAACAAccagaacaacagcaacaacagcaacacaagcaacactagcaacaacagcaaccatagcggtaacagcaacaacacaacgcCACCATTGGGCAACGTGGCATCCACATCGCCAACAGCGGTGACAACCAGCGCATTGGAACAGCAACTGGAGCGTTATCGCTTGCAACaattgctgcaacagcagcaacaacaggcggtggcagcagccgcagctgtTGTGAACAgcgtgcagcagcagcaacagcaacagcagcaacaacaacagcatggCGGACTCTCGCTGGATGCCAAGGAGGAGGGGCTGCCACAGTGCAAAATCAAGCGCAACTACAGCTGCAACCATTGCGCCTACTTCACACAGAATCCGCGCTACCATTTGACGCATCTGCGCGACGTGCACGGCGAGAAGATTGTGATCAACAAGTGCAAGCTTTGTCTGTACGCCTCCCGCCACTTTCAGAAGCTGGTGCGCCACATGAAGATGGTGCACGGCTGCACCGATGGCATTCCCAGTGGTCACGGGCAGGCGCGTGGCAAGCGCGGCATGAGTCGTGAGGCACGCAAGCGACGGTTGGAGGAGAGCGTGGGGGTTATGGGTGGTCAGGCGGTGGCCATTGCGGTGCCCGATATGCCCACGTTGGAGCAGGTGAAGCGTGAGTTGCAGCTGCAGGAGCAGAAGTTGCAACGCGACATCGAAGCGTACAAACAGCGACAACGCGAAGAGTTGCAACGCGAGCAACAGATGGAACTTGTGTCCAACTATGAGCGACAATTGCAGGCAACATTGCGTGATCTCGATGCACGCGACAGTTTCGAGCGTCAATCCTCGCCCGCGGAGCCACCAACTCCCTCGCCCAGCGGCTCAGCCACGCCTCCACAGCAGGCCGCCTTGTCGTCGGGTGGCGAGGAGCCACAGAATCGCCTGCTCAAGTGCAGCGCCTGCGAGTTCACCACGCTCTATCGCACACAGTTGCGTGCTCATGAGCTGGAGGAGCACGGCAAGACGAAGTTCTTCCGGTGCGACAAGTGCAGCTATGTGACGCACATCAAGGCGCGCTTTAGCAAGCATGTGAAGTACCATTCGATGCCGATGATCAAGTGCGTCACTTGCGATTTTCGCACACCCTACAAATGGAATCTCGACAGGCATATGAAGAATCATGGCGGAGCCGGCGCCTTCAAGTGTGCCGCCTGCGATTTCACTGCGGACATCAAACAGTCGCTCACTGTGCACGAGATGAATCATCATGTGCCGCCGGTGGGCAATGCGGGCTCCATTTGGCCGCGACGACAGAACAAAGTCGGTGCGAGTGAAATGTGCGATGATTTCCTCAGCGATTCGGCCGAGTTGGAGGATCagtataacaacaataacttgGACGATGATCTGGAGGATGGCGATGGCGGTGCGTTGAGCGGTGGGGAGGAGCATTATGGCAAGCGCAGCAAGTAcgaggaggatgaggagcCCACAGATCTGTCGCAGAAGGGCGGCTGCTCATCGGACACATCCAGCGTGGGCACCACAACGCCACGGGCCAAGCGACCCATGCCCAATCTGATTCCCATCAACAAGAGTCCCAAGGA CGTGCTGAACCTTTCCAAGGATATGAATGCCAGTCGCAGCTCTCTCACCGAGATCGCCTCCATGTTCTTCAACGAGAAGCAAATCTCCGAGATGCTCGACAAATCGGATGTGCCACAACTGTCGCCTGCCACCACAATCACATCGCAGGCTTCGTCGCGCAGTCTGCTGGCCAAAAAGGGCGGCTCCTTCTTCGACAAACTGAAGACGGGAGCACAGCACGATAATCTGGTGTGTCAGTGTGGCTATGTGGCCAAATATCTCTCGGAATCCATAATACACGCCAAGAGCTGTCAATCGTCGGCGGTTGTTATCGAGGATGACGATGCAGCGCTGCACGAAGATGATGCCGACGATCGCCTGGAGATcgatgaggatgacgatgatCGTCAGTCGCATTCGGCCTTGAACTTGAGCGTTTCGGGCTCCACTCGCTGTCAGCACTGTCGACATCGTTGCAAATCGTCCACAGATCTGTTGCATCATCTCTCGCAATGCGCCGAAGCCATTCGCTGTGCCAACGAGATGTACGATTCGAATTCTGGGGAAAGTGCCGAGCGTCGTGTGGATGCGCACACGTTGCAACAACAGGCGGCggtgcaacagcaacgtgtCTGCATTTGGAACAAGGCGGCCAAAGAAATTGCCGCCGCTGTGGTGCAGCAGGATAAGTCCAATCTGTTGACCAAATCCCCGATTAGTCAAGCTGCCAGCAATGAGGAGAACAGCTATTATGGCGTGGAAACAGCGCCTGGTTATGGTGAG ATGACGCccgaagaagaagcagccAACTCATCACTGAAGAAGGTCTACAAGTGTCCACACTGCAGTTTCTGGGCATCGACAGCATCGCGCTTCCACGTCCACATCGTTGGCCATCTGAACAAGAAACCCTTCGAGTGCTCGCTCTGCTCGTATCGCTCCAATTGGCGCTGGGACATCACCAAGCACATCAGGCTAAAGACCATTCGGGATCCATCGCATAAGACGGCCAAGGTGCTGATGAACGATGAGACGGGACGACGCAATTACACCAAGTACAACAAGTACATTACACTGATGAAGGTGACCGAAGAGGATGGGGATCCGAAGCTTATGAAATCCGGTGAAATGACCCCCAATCAGGTGGCATCGTTGGCCTTCTTGAAGGACTATCAAAAGGTGGGCGTTGGCGCTGCTCATGACATCACCTTGGAGCCGGTGTCGCCCAACAAAGTCAACAATGCACTGGACGACGCTCAGCTGGCGGATAATCTGATTCGTTTGCCATTGCTGGCAACGATGATGAATGCCGCAATggccaagcagcagcatcaacagcaacagcagcaggagcaacatCACTCCACCATGATCACGCCTTCGGTAACCATTTCGCCAGTGAAACGTTCGCATCAGCAGCCACCAGGAAAGCCCAGTGATGATCTCATCACTGAGGTGCATCAGGAGGGCAGCGAGAAGAAGACCTTCTACCGATGCCGCAAGTGCAACTTTAG ACATCACAATCGTGACGCGGTGCTGGCGCATGTCAAAATCCACTATCAGGAGTCGAGTTACCCCAAATCGAATGCTGTcacaggcaacagcagcagcacaacacCATTGCAGGTCTCGGTTAGCTCCAATCAACAGCTCTATATGAATAAAGTATTTGCCGCCATGTGCCTATCACAGCAGCCATCGCCCACATCGGGCAACcaggttgctgctgttgctgctggtggtggcaacaatggccaacaacaacattcccTAATACCAGCTGGATTGCTGCAGCGTGCCATTCAAGAGGCATCACAGCATTCACCGACACCGAATGCAAGTGCTTTGAGTGGTCTCGCTTTAGCTCTAGCTGGTGGCAAGAcgatagcagcagcaaccacaacaacatcgTCGACAGCATCGCCAAAAGCAAATGCCGCCTCCATATTAGAGCACGGTGAGCAGAAAGCGAGTCAAAATGAGGCAAGTGCCGACAGTCTGACGTCGCCCACAATCACCAGCAACCAAAACAATTCGAACTCAAGCACAGCTCGATCCTTGCAAGATCTGCTAACATCACCGCGTACACGACATGGTCATCATTATGGTGCTCCTGCTAATTCTAATGCTAATACAAATGTGgttatgggtagcggatataacggcagcagcagcagctgccggcTGGATAAGAAGAGCACATCCTCATCCACAGCGAGTGCTGCtgcacaacagcaactacaacaacaacaaagcacctccaccacaaccacaactacaTCGCCTTTGCCA CGGCATTGTCGCTTAAAGCATTCCGGGGATATTCGGATCGAGACCCTTGAGCGTAGCTCTGGCAGCAATGCCCCGCCCATTTACCGTCCACAGGGCGCTGGCGCCACCAACGAGTCCCAATCCCATCTCCtcaccaccaccaacaacaacaacaacaactacagtaataacaacaacaacagcaacaaatcaaGCAACAACATCGGCGCCTTGTTGAGCAGCAAACAGTTGGAGCAATTGTTGCATTCGCCACTCTCGGCCAGCGCTGCAGCTGTGGTAAATGCGGCCACCACACAACAGGACATTCAGGCAGCTGCCGCATATTGGGCTGCGGCCTGCAAAGCAGCGGTTAGCAGCGGCAGCGTCGAAgagttgttgcaactgcagcagaaTGATCAAATTGAAATCACGCGTCTCCCATCGTCatccacagcaacagcaacaacggcagcagcaactgttgccacTGCAATCCACAATCAACAAGAGttgcccagcaacaacaacaacacaaagtCCAAGCAACAAAAGTGCCCGGTGTGTCCGTACATCTCGGAGAGCAAATCCCAGATGAACTATCACGTCTCGTTGCACAAACCGACGCAATACGAGTGTCGCCTGTGCACTTTCGTCTGCGCCAAGAAGCAACATCTCAGCAGCCACATGCGCAGCGTGCATCAGCAACAACTCGGAGCAGCCACaactgccacagcagcagcctcagGCAATTCCGTGTGTCTGGACTTCACCATGGCGTTGCAACGTGCAGCGGCAACCAAACAGATGCCACAGCTGCCGCTGGCCATCGATTTGAGTCAGTTGCAGCTGGAGGAGGAACAGGCCACAACCGAATTGCCGCCGGAATATCAATACAAGCTTATCAGCTATTGTCCTCGGTGTCCGGCGCGCTTTGCGCAAAAGCATCACAACGATGAGCGGAACGCaaagctggagctggagcagcaTCTGGCTGAGCATGCGCCCAACGAACTCGAGTCGGATGAGGTGCACATTTGTGCCTATTGCGAGTATCGCGCCAGCGCTGAAACTTTGCTGCAACTGCATCGAGCGGTCCACATGTCGCACTACCAGGAAAAGTGCCAGGAATTGTACAGAAATTGCAAAGAGGATGTCATGTATCCGGCACCCAAATTGCTGCAAATCTCCGGTCCCGAAACCATTTGGGTGGTGGACAATGAGCTGGGCGCTCAACTGTTGCGTCAATCGACGACAACCACGACTAATTTCGATAGCCAGAATTCGCTGCTGAAGAAGCAACTCGAGTCGGGCGGCGCAATTGTGCGGGAGCAAACACCACCGAAGGCCCAAGAGGCcgaggaggatgaggagcGTCAGAGCAGCTCGACGCCCTCGACAAGCGCATCGGTGGCCACCAGTGATCTGGCTGCCGATGGTTGCAGCAGCGAGGCGGGCTCCGTGGACATGCCACAATCGGCGCCGGCGCCACAACGCTGCCAGCATTGTCCCTTCGAGACGGAGCAGCATGAGCTACTGCAGCAGCATCTGCAGAAGCATGCGTGCATCAATGCACCCGATGAGGAGGCACAACAATGTGCTCACTGCGATTACAATGCGTTGGATGAGGCGGAGTTGGAGGAACACACCGCTGTGCACTTTAATGCCAGCGAGAAACTCAAATCCGTGGAGTTCTACACGTGCTACGACAAGCTGGAGATTAGTGTGGAACAAGAGCCGGAGGCAGAGCAGCTTGAGGCAGCGGAAGCCAAGCAGCcggagcacaacaacaacgaggacAATGTGGCAAATGCGAATGTGCAACATCCACAAGAAGCtgacgaggaggaggagaacgAGGTGGAGGAGAAAAAGGAACAGCCGGAGGCAAAGAAACCTTGCACCAAGCTGATACTCTACAAAACCGATGGCGAGCTGAGTGTGAAGCCATCGCCAGAGGAGGAATCAACGGCCACACAGCGTGGCGAGAACATTAGCGATCGGCTGCGACGTCGCAGCTTGAGGGGCAATgcaacatcgacatcgacagcgacagcaatcGCAGAGCCTGCCACATCACCAAATGCAGTGGAGACAACGACGGACAAAATGATACTGGTCAATGCCAAGACGGGCAAAGTCATATACAGAAAGTAA